Proteins encoded in a region of the Zea mays cultivar B73 chromosome 4, Zm-B73-REFERENCE-NAM-5.0, whole genome shotgun sequence genome:
- the LOC100191534 gene encoding nucleic acid binding protein yields the protein MSRGAEKKNWPPSRSSSSSSSSPTSSWVASRSMAGFYRYPSSTRTSGKDRTQPPPAPAAPTQQQGDKSSSKKKRRSISIGRSITCAGSICSTKESSVMSRDRRGASSRSLRAPYVDVDVNDASAAAISATSSFNSETTVASTTTVTSSSSSSSVGTSFRGVHIRKLSGCYECHSVFDPRSFGAAAFPCADCDEVFAKAESLELHRATRHAVWELGPEDTSRNIVEIIFQSSWPAGKQQQAPVCKIERVLKVQSSDRTLERFEQYKESVRERASSDRGRKNNPRCVADGNELLRFHCTTFTCSLGLAGSTALCRAPPCKLCAIVRDGFRVDDDGKIATMGTSGRAHDMAQAVLSESDGDKRAMLVCRVVAGRVKKKASDEKKPSEDSGFDSVSPSTEGVCSDLDQLFVFNQRAILPCFVVIYSGY from the exons ATGAGCAGAGGAGCTGAGAAGAAGAATTGGCCGCCGTCTCggtcttcttcctcctcctcttcttcaccgacGTCGTCGTGGGTCGCCAGCAGGTCCATGGCGGGGTTCTACCGCTACCCGTCCTCCACTCGCACCTCCGGCAAGGACAGAACCCAGCCGCCGCCAGCACCAGCTGCACCGACACAACAACAAGGCGACAAgagcagcagcaagaagaagaggAGGAGTATCAGCATCGGCCGGAGCATCACGTGCGCGGGCTCCATCTGCAGTACCAAGGAGAGCTCGGTCATGAGCCGGGACCGCCGCGGCGCCTCCAGCAGGTCGCTCAGGGCACCCTACGTCGACGTCGACGTCAACGACGCCTCTGCCGCCGCCATCTCCGCCACGTCGTCCTTCAACTCGGAGACCACCGTGGCGTCGACGACCACCGTcacgtcctcgtcctcgtcctcgtccgtCGGGACCTCCTTCAGGGGCGTGCACATCAGGAAGCTCTCCGGCTGCTACGAGTGCCACTCCGTCTTCGACCCCAGGAGCTTCGGCGCCGCCGCCTTCCCCTGCGCGGACTGCGACGAGGTGTTCGCCAAGGCAGAGTCGCTAGAGCTCCACAGAGCAACCAGGCATGCAG TTTGGGAGCTGGGCCCCGAGGACACGAGCAGGAACATCGTGGAGATCATCTTCCAGTCCAGCTGGCCGGCCGGGAAGCAGCAGCAGGCGCCGGTCTGCAAGATCGAGCGGGTACTCAAGGTGCAGAGCAGCGACAGGACCCTGGAGAGGTTCGAGCAGTACAAGGAGAGCGTCAGGGAGAGGGCGAGCAGCGACCGGGGCAGGAAGAACAACCCTCGGTGCGTCGCCGACGGCAACGAGCTCCTCAGGTTCCACTGCACCACCTTCACCTGCTCCCTCGGCCTCGCCGGCAGCACCGCGCTGTGCCGGGCGCCGCCGTGCAAGCTGTGCGCCATCGTCAGGGACGGTTTCAG GGTCGACGACGACGGTAAGATTGCGACGATGGGCACCAGCGGGCGCGCCCACGAcatggcgcaggcggtgctgtcggaGTCGGACGGTGACAAGAGAGCAATGCTCGTGTGCAGGGTCGTCGCGgggagggtgaagaagaaggccagCGATGAGAAGAAGCCTTCAGAGGACTCTGGCTTTGACTCTGTCAGCCCCAGCACAGAAGGCGTCTGCTCGGATTTGGATCAACTCTTTGTCTTCAATCAGAGAGCTATACTGCCCTGCTTTGTAGTCATATACAGTGGCTATTAG
- the LOC100284074 gene encoding glyoxal oxidase precursor, with protein MPMPRSFLLHLLLVASGIANAGGADDALSKEPTPSSFQGEWQLLHASIGVSAMHMQLLPGDLVLMFDRTDTGLSNISLAALAPCAATPDSADCTAHSVLLDLRSNVLHPYPLATNPWCSSGALLPNGTLLQTGGFSNGDRVARLFSPATGWVELPSFLAARRWYATDMILPDGRVLILGGRRQFNLEYFPHDGAAPALTFFPFLDETTEPDAENNLYPFLHLLPDGTVFVFANDRAVVFDPYNRAPLRWLPAVPGGVPRNYPSSGSSVLLPLRPDAPEHAEVLVCGGAPRGAYQLALRNGTFVPADRTCARVAPTDPDPVWAIEEMPLARVMGDMVLLPTGDVLIVNGAAAGTAGWELGREPVTRPVLYRPDAPLGARFEASLAASVVPRMYHSSAALDTYGRVLVGGSNPHVGYVFTNVTHPTELSLEAFLPPYMDPRHDGARPRVLAAPAEVGYGEATAVRFGIPAGAADGAATGEEVRVAAVAPAFATHSFGMNQRVVELAVVRIAQLDVGVYEVEVAAPPTPGVAPPGYYMWFVVHAGVPSSAAWVRMRPLGTGA; from the coding sequence ATGCCCATGCCAAGATCTTTCCTTCTCCACCTCCTCCTTGTCGCCAGCGGCATCGCCAATGCCGGCGGCGCCGATGACGCCCTCTCGAAGGAGCCCACGCCCTCCTCATTCCAGGGAGAATGGCAGCTCCTCCACGCGAGCATCGGCGTCTCGGCGATGCACATGCAGCTGCTCCCGGGAGACTTGGTTCTCATGTTCGACCGCACCGACACGGGACTCTCCAACATCTCGCTCGCCGCGCTGGCGCCGTGCGCGGCGACCCCCGACAGCGCCGACTGCACGGCGCACTCGGTGCTCCTCGACCTCCGCTCCAACGTGCTGCACCCGTACCCGCTCGCCACCAACCCGTGGTGCTCCTCGGGCGCGCTCCTCCCCAACGGCACGCTCCTCCAGACCGGCGGCTTCTCCAACGGCGACCGCGTCGCGCGGCTCTTCTCCCCGGCCACGGGCTGGGTCGAGCTCCCGTCGTTCCTCGCCGCGCGGAGGTGGTACGCCACCGACATGATCCTTCCCGACGGGCGCGTGCTCATCCTCGGCGGGCGGCGACAGTTCAACCTCGAGTACTTCCCGCACGACGGCGCGGCGCCGGCGCtgacgttcttcccgttcctggaCGAGACCACAGAGCCGGACGCCGAGAACAACCTGTACCCGTTCCTCCACCTCCTCCCCGACGGCACCGTCTTCGTCTTCGCCAACGACCGCGCCGTCGTCTTCGACCCCTACAACCGCGCCCCGCTCCGGTGGCTCCCCGCCGTCCCGGGCGGCGTGCCGAGGAACTACCCGTCGTCCGGCTCGTCCGTGCTCCTCCCGCTCCGCCCGGACGCGCCCGAGCACGCCGAGGTGCTGGTCTGCGGCGGCGCGCCGCGCGGCGCGTACCAGCTGGCGCTGCGGAACGGCACGTTCGTGCCCGCCGACCGGACCTGCGCCCGCGTCGCGCCGACGGACCCGGACCCAGTGTGGGCGATCGAGGAGATGCCGCTGGCCAGGGTGATGGGCGACATGGTGCTGCTCCCCACGGGCGACGTGCTGATCGTGAACGGCGCGGCGGCGGGGACCGCCGGGTGGGAGCTGGGCCGGGAGCCCGTCACGCGGCCGGTGCTGTACAGGCCCGACGCGCCACTGGGCGCGCGGTTCGAGGCGTCGCTGGCGGCGTCGGTGGTCCCGCGCATGTACCACTCGTCGGCCGCGCTGGACACGTACGGCCGCGTGCTCGTGGGCGGCAGCAACCCGCACGTCGGGTACGTGTTCACCAACGTGACGCACCCCACGGAGCTGAGCCTGGAGGCGTTCCTGCCGCCGTACATGGACCCACGGCACGACGGCGCGCGGCCGCGGGTGCTGGCGGCGCCGGCAGAGGTCGGGTACGGCGAGGCCACGGCCGTGCGGTTCGGGATACCCGCGGGGGCGGCGGATGGCGCGGCTACGGGCGAAGAGGTGCGGGTGGCCGCGGTGGCTCCGGCGTTTGCGACGCACTCGTTCGGGATGAACCAGCGCGTGGTGGAGCTCGCGGTGGTGAGGATCGCGCAGCTGGACGTCGGTGTTTACGAGGTCGAGGTCGCCGCGCCACCGACGCCCGGGGTGGCGCCGCCCGGGTACTACATGTGGTTCGTAGTGCACGCCGGCGTGCCCAGCAGCGCCGCGTGGGTGCGCATGCGGCCGCTAGGAACAGGCGCCTGA